One window from the genome of Gimesia aquarii encodes:
- a CDS encoding OmpA/MotB family protein, whose protein sequence is MEDDGPPGVPEWVVTYGDMMSLLLTFFIMLVSLSEIVNDEKYRSILESIQKYTGYRTGPVAPPGKYFPMNSLVEQMSLLGAYTDSPERGRGGIKTRSIQGKDVRVYRTREGVPLRVGKQLYYNQTAIELNQESKEKLDEIVPELAGKPNKIELRSHTSTEPLPADSPIKDKLVLTYDRGRHVMAYLIQKGIAPKRIRITAAADYEPTHQSGDEKSEQMDRLDVLLLDAFVEDYVGSRK, encoded by the coding sequence ATGGAAGATGATGGTCCACCGGGAGTTCCGGAATGGGTGGTCACTTATGGTGACATGATGTCACTACTTTTGACTTTTTTCATCATGTTGGTTTCTCTGAGCGAAATCGTCAACGATGAAAAGTATCGGTCCATTCTGGAATCCATTCAGAAATACACCGGTTACCGTACGGGGCCGGTGGCACCCCCTGGCAAGTATTTTCCGATGAACTCGCTTGTTGAACAAATGAGCCTGTTAGGTGCCTATACGGATAGCCCAGAGAGAGGACGAGGTGGTATCAAGACGCGTTCCATTCAAGGAAAAGATGTCAGAGTTTACCGAACCAGAGAGGGAGTTCCTCTCAGAGTGGGAAAGCAACTTTATTATAACCAGACGGCGATTGAACTGAATCAGGAGTCTAAGGAAAAGTTAGACGAAATCGTTCCAGAGCTGGCTGGTAAACCAAATAAAATTGAGTTGAGGTCTCACACCTCAACAGAACCGCTGCCGGCAGATTCGCCAATAAAAGATAAACTTGTATTAACATATGACCGTGGTCGTCATGTAATGGCGTACTTGATTCAGAAAGGGATTGCGCCAAAACGGATCAGAATCACCGCAGCTGCTGACTATGAACCAACGCATCAGTCTGGCGATGAAAAGTCGGAGCAAATGGATCGGCTAGATGTTTTACTGCTGGATGCCTTTGTTGAAGATTACGTCGGCTCCAGAAAATGA
- a CDS encoding ribonuclease D, which translates to MSNPLIVKQSEFLALCDQILDAGIVAFDTEFVSEFTYRPELSLLQFALNGQTVAVDPYQVKDLSPWWDIMTNESTTVVVHGGREEVRFCRHFSGSKPQKLIDLQIAEGLRSRSFPISYTALVARVLNEKAGSKETRTDWRRRPLTQQQIKYALDDVKYVLKIWRIQEKELRDLGRVEWAEAEFQRMIDEVNSEFHRENWRRLSGLHKLKPRELAIIRELFDWRDEVAQEKDQPARRILRDDLLIELARRKPATTQDLIATRDLNRKNMFKLAPEVVERIAKAQQIPNNELPRLIENPNTQQNQDEQVIGKLLGIALANRCAEMNVSQTLVGTSADLRHLVRYHVYREHSEEKPRLMAGWRADVCGELLTDVLDGKISMRVADLESDHPLHFERQD; encoded by the coding sequence ATGTCGAACCCTCTCATTGTTAAGCAGTCTGAGTTTCTCGCATTATGCGATCAAATTTTGGACGCCGGCATCGTTGCATTTGATACGGAATTTGTTTCAGAGTTTACCTATCGTCCAGAACTTTCTCTGCTACAGTTTGCCTTGAATGGTCAGACCGTTGCCGTCGATCCTTACCAGGTAAAAGATTTGTCCCCCTGGTGGGATATTATGACGAACGAGTCTACCACCGTGGTCGTACACGGCGGGCGTGAAGAAGTTCGATTTTGTCGTCATTTTTCTGGAAGCAAACCGCAAAAACTGATTGACTTACAAATTGCCGAGGGATTGAGGTCTCGAAGCTTTCCCATTTCTTATACTGCATTAGTTGCGCGCGTACTCAATGAAAAAGCAGGAAGTAAAGAGACTCGCACAGACTGGCGCCGTAGACCGCTCACACAGCAGCAAATTAAATACGCCTTAGACGATGTAAAGTATGTACTGAAGATCTGGAGAATACAGGAAAAGGAATTAAGGGATCTGGGTCGAGTTGAGTGGGCAGAAGCCGAGTTTCAGCGGATGATCGATGAAGTGAATTCCGAATTCCACCGTGAAAACTGGCGACGCCTTTCTGGACTTCATAAATTAAAGCCTCGCGAACTGGCCATCATTCGGGAATTATTTGATTGGCGAGATGAAGTGGCTCAGGAAAAAGATCAGCCCGCACGCAGAATCTTGCGCGACGATCTATTAATCGAGTTGGCCCGTCGGAAACCAGCCACAACCCAGGATCTGATTGCCACTCGTGATTTAAATCGTAAAAACATGTTCAAACTGGCCCCAGAAGTCGTAGAACGTATCGCCAAGGCACAGCAGATTCCCAATAATGAACTTCCTCGACTTATCGAGAATCCGAATACTCAGCAAAATCAAGATGAGCAGGTCATTGGAAAGCTATTAGGCATCGCATTGGCAAATCGCTGTGCAGAAATGAATGTTTCTCAAACACTCGTCGGAACATCAGCCGACTTAAGGCATCTCGTTCGCTACCATGTCTATCGCGAACATAGTGAGGAAAAGCCACGCCTGATGGCTGGTTGGCGCGCTGATGTCTGTGGCGAGCTACTGACGGATGTGCTCGACGGTAAAATTTCCATGCGTGTTGCTGATCTTGAGTCTGATCATCCTTTGCATTTTGAACGACAAGATTAA
- the lnt gene encoding apolipoprotein N-acyltransferase, whose translation MAFSTLTFENSHSDHSSTEKSPVSEDVPSKEDSQNGLPLGKDIQKIINTARTSPAPALGAWLMSGLTACLMWASFTPLDIGPLGWVCLIPLLLLVRIPRKTRFMYSAIYCSGFLFTLVSFQWMRLGDPTMYIAWFALAVYVAIYFPVFVVLTRTAVHRFHIPLPAAAPVIWVGLEYMRAYLLTGFSWYYIGHTQYRWIELIQISDITGAYGVSFLVVLLAACFADLVPASLMRRFKLFPMKLNTEEQSMDQTGLKHIIQTAVCLSLFFAVLGYGYVRRSQAAFQEGPRTALIQGNFPTSVKHDPGEWRSIYLKHQILMGAAVRYQPDLIIWPETMFRWPLIERNGKTNQELQKIAPEIPLEKWNEPSVRKALSNMSQEANAALVIGLDTIAAGDSKVKHFNSAVFVRPDYGLVSRYDKVHRVPFGEYLPLRDTLPILQYFTPYGASFGIDPGQHAANFEYQNWNFAPIICFEDTVPHLVRTMMNQSFESDSAGNSVDCLINLTNDGWFHGSSELDQHLITAAFRCVENRTPMVRAVNTGISAVIDGDGMIIEPDVFIDGDNQGRTTFVNAKTGRWNKSMNAVVIDTIPLDHRTSLYTKYGDWFAGTCCFFTLFVFFMALLTLKRKPVTVKS comes from the coding sequence ATGGCCTTTAGCACCCTGACGTTTGAAAATTCTCACTCTGATCACTCATCGACGGAAAAATCTCCCGTGTCTGAAGATGTGCCTTCGAAAGAAGATTCGCAGAATGGTCTCCCTTTGGGGAAGGACATTCAAAAAATCATCAATACCGCGCGCACTTCTCCAGCTCCAGCTTTAGGTGCCTGGCTGATGTCGGGGCTCACTGCCTGTCTGATGTGGGCTAGCTTTACTCCTCTGGATATTGGTCCGCTGGGATGGGTTTGCCTGATTCCACTTTTGCTTCTCGTGAGAATTCCACGTAAGACACGTTTTATGTATTCGGCCATCTATTGTTCCGGGTTCTTATTCACCCTTGTGTCATTTCAGTGGATGAGGTTAGGTGACCCCACCATGTATATCGCCTGGTTTGCACTAGCGGTATATGTCGCAATTTATTTTCCTGTATTCGTTGTGCTCACACGCACTGCCGTTCATCGTTTTCACATTCCATTACCGGCAGCTGCTCCCGTCATTTGGGTTGGGCTGGAATATATGCGCGCCTACTTACTTACCGGGTTCTCGTGGTACTACATCGGACATACGCAATATCGCTGGATCGAACTCATCCAGATCAGTGATATTACAGGCGCTTATGGAGTGAGCTTTTTGGTAGTGCTGTTAGCAGCCTGTTTCGCAGATCTGGTACCTGCTTCTCTGATGAGACGATTCAAACTGTTTCCGATGAAACTTAATACTGAGGAGCAGAGTATGGATCAGACTGGCTTAAAACATATCATTCAGACTGCAGTTTGCTTGAGTCTGTTTTTTGCTGTTCTCGGATACGGATACGTTCGTCGCTCACAGGCTGCATTTCAAGAGGGACCACGTACAGCATTAATTCAAGGTAACTTTCCGACATCTGTTAAACATGACCCTGGTGAGTGGCGGTCAATCTATTTGAAGCATCAGATTTTAATGGGTGCAGCGGTTCGCTATCAGCCCGACCTAATCATCTGGCCGGAAACAATGTTCCGTTGGCCCTTAATCGAGCGTAACGGAAAAACTAATCAGGAATTACAAAAGATCGCTCCCGAAATACCTTTAGAAAAATGGAATGAACCATCTGTCCGAAAAGCACTCAGTAACATGAGTCAGGAAGCCAATGCAGCTCTGGTAATTGGACTGGATACTATTGCGGCTGGAGATTCTAAAGTAAAGCACTTTAATTCCGCCGTCTTTGTACGTCCTGACTATGGTCTCGTTTCACGCTATGATAAAGTTCACCGAGTTCCCTTCGGTGAATATTTGCCTTTGAGAGACACCTTACCAATCTTACAATATTTTACTCCCTACGGTGCATCCTTTGGTATTGATCCGGGACAACATGCTGCTAATTTCGAATATCAAAATTGGAATTTTGCTCCGATTATCTGTTTCGAAGATACGGTACCGCATCTGGTTCGCACGATGATGAACCAGTCATTTGAGTCTGATTCAGCGGGTAACTCTGTCGACTGCCTTATTAACCTGACAAACGATGGGTGGTTTCATGGCTCGAGTGAATTAGACCAACATTTGATTACAGCTGCTTTCCGTTGTGTTGAGAATCGAACGCCCATGGTACGAGCCGTGAATACCGGCATCTCGGCAGTGATTGACGGAGATGGTATGATTATCGAGCCCGATGTCTTTATAGATGGCGATAATCAAGGACGTACCACATTTGTGAATGCCAAAACAGGTCGTTGGAATAAATCAATGAATGCGGTTGTCATCGATACGATTCCACTCGATCATCGAACAAGTCTCTACACGAAATATGGTGACTGGTTTGCTGGAACCTGCTGTTTCTTTACGTTGTTCGTATTTTTTATGGCTCTACTAACTCTAAAACGAAAACCAGTCACGGTGAAGTCTTAA
- a CDS encoding DUF4339 domain-containing protein produces the protein MALDSWYYKQSDETCGPISFEELFAMAHQGKLKPQMEIKNGESGNWFPAQEIGGLFEEDSDNSSSPIDEMPSLDEFSIVDSSYGVKEVEDLPSLDGFSIIEEEDKLSSELESQLPRFATLEAVRSKHQNIQWFCRVLNQELGPMSADDLTQLLLDGELAPNDDVKSSEEPEWIPARTVVFLSSAGNNVDVLDSEDAESESTVEASTDTTSEEQVAEIPSESTAANEPAKPPILKVRSRQKWFCKLGGMGYGPIEAHKIKLWAEQARIESTDLLKLGRKGEWFEAWQIEALQLKKPADPETADEAATIEESKEQESKLVAEPVKDVAVTPAPPKVPTSTSPATPPAPVRPKPQIKVARSNPLEALGPLMKPEILGGAAAVIVLVAIFYFVPLGSLFGPGGHAELEKFQGVYKEFLALQQKNASESEYNSFKNKTKTELTPIIEELETSASSDRPHLQHLLWAGRDYLYPMIDNANKEENRAQEKFEKHLKESERILNK, from the coding sequence ATGGCATTGGACAGCTGGTATTATAAGCAATCAGACGAAACTTGTGGGCCAATCTCATTTGAAGAATTATTTGCCATGGCACATCAAGGCAAATTAAAACCTCAAATGGAGATAAAGAATGGAGAGTCTGGGAACTGGTTTCCTGCACAGGAAATCGGTGGATTATTTGAGGAAGATTCTGATAATTCTTCCTCACCAATCGATGAGATGCCTTCACTTGATGAGTTTTCCATTGTTGACTCTTCCTATGGGGTTAAGGAAGTGGAAGATCTTCCCAGCCTGGATGGATTTTCGATTATTGAAGAAGAAGACAAACTCTCTTCTGAACTCGAGTCACAACTCCCCCGCTTTGCTACACTTGAAGCCGTCAGAAGTAAACATCAAAACATTCAATGGTTTTGCCGAGTTCTAAATCAGGAATTGGGGCCCATGTCTGCAGATGACCTGACGCAGCTTCTACTTGATGGTGAGTTAGCACCTAATGATGATGTTAAATCTTCGGAAGAACCAGAATGGATTCCTGCGCGGACTGTCGTCTTCCTAAGTTCGGCTGGTAATAATGTAGATGTGTTAGACTCGGAAGATGCGGAATCCGAGAGTACGGTCGAAGCATCAACTGATACTACCAGTGAAGAACAAGTTGCAGAAATACCTTCAGAATCAACCGCAGCTAACGAGCCAGCCAAACCGCCGATTCTCAAAGTACGTTCGAGACAAAAATGGTTCTGTAAACTGGGAGGGATGGGATACGGCCCCATTGAAGCCCATAAGATAAAATTATGGGCAGAGCAAGCACGCATCGAGTCGACGGACTTACTCAAACTAGGTCGAAAAGGCGAGTGGTTTGAGGCTTGGCAAATTGAAGCACTGCAATTGAAAAAACCAGCAGATCCAGAAACGGCTGACGAAGCTGCGACTATTGAAGAATCGAAAGAGCAAGAATCTAAACTGGTTGCAGAGCCGGTGAAAGATGTAGCGGTGACTCCCGCTCCTCCGAAAGTGCCAACGAGTACATCTCCTGCGACACCTCCGGCTCCCGTACGTCCGAAACCACAAATCAAAGTTGCGCGATCCAACCCACTTGAAGCTTTAGGTCCACTGATGAAGCCAGAGATTCTCGGTGGTGCGGCCGCTGTGATCGTTTTGGTGGCTATATTCTACTTTGTACCCCTTGGCAGCTTGTTTGGACCGGGTGGGCATGCAGAATTGGAAAAATTTCAGGGCGTATACAAAGAATTTCTTGCGCTTCAACAAAAGAATGCCAGTGAATCTGAATATAACAGCTTCAAAAATAAAACAAAGACGGAACTGACACCGATTATTGAGGAACTGGAAACAAGCGCAAGTTCTGATCGCCCTCATTTGCAACACTTACTATGGGCAGGCAGAGATTACCTGTATCCTATGATCGATAACGCTAACAAAGAAGAAAATCGTGCTCAGGAAAAATTTGAAAAGCACCTTAAAGAGTCGGAACGTATTTTAAACAAATAA